Proteins found in one Poecilia reticulata strain Guanapo linkage group LG15, Guppy_female_1.0+MT, whole genome shotgun sequence genomic segment:
- the rtn4a gene encoding reticulon-4 isoform X4, protein MRMMMQSEDASSPAKAQPLLLMQLPTEHWDSPFLSSEVNSKVSMDSFTKNTTPISSSRYEPDICGNQSDEDEDLNYEVKKNNNPFDGYSPLADSGYSHFGEPKSDTKMSESPTPDLVQYRQTGESQENQTSILDEGKLFETTKTASEALLESMNQFSSGLKEDDEEEDEEDSALPPSLPDILKSSPLNPDKVDSGSSEGSPEEQSPILERRMMESPNPPINLSANNPFAFDTKVSLLKEMTEEMEARSADGTTVEDSKSFGDFDLVKEAEETTPPKVKAEEPVQIEQKDWFSSNDSPKKPERFEPLDFQSKKTTAEDSDSESPTADSLSPVLEAMAKYPASFQVETENKDLKMELEEPEVAEEVSEHEVSSEEFEFIERPPRGVIDEFLEALDPSKFSSPKPPEIPLDDDLGFGLKDTPAAAEKVSEPGALSQSSYHLLTQASPQKTKAELETPPSQAPPTRLPVGNPEPPAPQRSAAGSKLFKMPNLNIRAVVELVYWRDVKTTGVVFGAALLLLLSLSVCSIVSVGSYVGLALLSVTICFRIYKGILQAIQKSDEGHPFRLYLDQEVALSADLVHKYSDGILQKLNWTIEELRRLFLVQDLVDSIKFAILMWILTYVGALFNGLTLLILGLVGAFSCPIIYEKHQAQIDHYLALVTNQVKDIVEKIQEKVPGLKRKAE, encoded by the exons atgaggatgatgatgcaGAGTGAAG ATGCATCTTCTCCTGCTAAAGCTCAGCCTCTTCTTCTGATGCAGCTCCCTACAG AGCACTGGGATTCACCATTCCTCTCATCTGAAGTCAACTCCAAGGTCTCCATGGATTCCTTCACCAAGAACACAACACCCATTAGCTCCTCCAGATATGAACCAGACATTTGTGGCAACCAgtctgatgaagatgaagactTGAATTATGAAGTAAAGAAGAATAATAACCCGTTTGATGGATATTCCCCGCTAGCCGACAGTGGCTATTCCCATTTTGGAGAACCAAAGTCTGACACCAAGATGTCAGAGAGTCCCACACCAGATCTGGTCCAGTACAGGCAGACTGGAGAGTCCCAGGAGAACCAAACATCCATCCTAGATGAGGGCAAACTTTTCGAGACCACTAAGACGGCCAGTGAAGCCCTCTTGGAGTCAATGAACCAGTTCTCTTCTGGTCTGaaagaagatgatgaagaagaagatgaagaggacTCTGCTTTGCCGCCGTCGCTTCCAGACATCCTGAAGTCTTCCCCTCTCAACCCTGACAAAGTGGACTCTGGCTCTTCTGAGGGAAGTCCGGAGGAGCAGAGCCCCATCCTGGAACGCCGGATGATGGAGTCGCCCAACCCTCCGATCAACCTATCTGCCAACAACCCGTTTGCTTTTGATACCAAAGTGTCTCTCCTGAAGGAGATGACCGAGGAGATGGAAGCGAGATCTGCAGACGGTACAACTGTTGAAGACAGCAAAAGCTTTGGAGACTTTGATCTGGTCAAGGAGGCTGAGGAGACCACCCCGCCAAAGGTCAAAGCAGAGGAACCTGTCCAGATTGAGCAGAAAGACTGGTTCTCCAGCAACGATTCTCCCAAAAAGCCTGAACGGTTTGAGCCGCTTGACTTTCAGAGCAAGAAGACCACCGCTGAAGATTCAGACTCTGAGTCTCCGACCGCAGATTCCCTGTCGCCTGTTCTGGAGGCCATGGCCAAGTACCCCGCCAGCTTCCAGGTAGAAACGGAGAATAAAGACCTGAAGATGGAGCTGGAGGAGCCGGAGGTTGCTGAGGAGGTGTCTGAGCACGAGGTCTCGTCAGAGGAGTTTGAGTTCATTGAGCGGCCACCCCGAGGTGTGATCGATGAGTTCCTCGAGGCTCTGGACCCCTCCAAGTTCTCATCGCCGAAGCCTCCAGAGATCCCCCTGGATGATGACCTCGGCTTTGGCCTGAAGGACACGCCTGCCGCCGCGGAAAAGGTTTCTGAGCCAGGAGCCCTTAGCCAGAGCTCCTACCATCTCCTCACCCAGGCCTCCCCACAGAAGACCAAGGCTGAGCTGGAGACCCCCCCGAGCCAGGCGCCACCCACCCGTCTGCCGGTCGGGAACCCCGAGCCGCCGGCCCCCCAGAGGAGCGCCGCGGGCAGCAAACTGTTTAAGATGCCAAACCTGAACATAAGAGCAG TGGTGGAGCTGGTGTACTGGCGCGACGTGAAGACGACGGGCGTGGTGTTCGGCgcggcgctgctgctgctgctgtcgctCAGCGTCTGCAGCATCGTCAGCGTCGGCTCCTACGTCGGCCTGGCGCTGCTGTCCGTCACCATCTGCTTCCGGATATACAAGGGCATCCTGCAGGCCATCCAGAAGTCCGACGAGGGCCACCCCTTCAG GCTGTACCTGGACCAGGAGGTGGCGCTGTCCGCGGACCTGGTCCACAAGTACAGCGACGGGATTCTGCAGAAGCTGAACTGGACCATCGAGGAGCTGAGGCGTCTGTTCCTGGTGCAGGACCTAGTGGACTCCATCAAG TTTGCGATTCTGATGTGGATCCTGACCTACGTTGGCGCCTTGTTCAACGGCCTCACTCTGCTGATCCTGG GTCTGGTCGGAGCGTTCAGCTGCCCAATCATCTATGAGAAGCACCAG GCCCAGATCGACCACTACCTGGCGCTGGTCACCAACCAGGTCAAGGACATTGTGGAAAA gattCAGGAAAAGGTTCCTGGACTGAAGCGTAAGGCGGAGTGA
- the rtn4a gene encoding reticulon-4 isoform X6 — translation MRMMMQSEDASSPAKAQPLLLMQLPTELGQKGDSPAPISPISPLHSPDSLEELSLTESPNQPPPPGSAAPLGSFSTTPPTILSKNMPWDGEEGDSGPGRGKTKEDLLDSLAAPYLSLGKDSGPHNSCEDSGISFSPEEKMISSDRSSTGPSPVNPLMMVHESHLTSSNPTEHWDSPFLSSEVNSKVSMDSFTKNTTPISSSRYEPDICGNQSDEDEDLNYEVKKNNNPFDGYSPLADSGYSHFGEPKSDTKMSESPTPDLVQYRQTGESQENQTSILDEGKLFETTKTASEALLESMNQFSSGLKEDDEEEDEEDSALPPSLPDILKSSPLNPDKVDSGSSEGSPEEQSPILERRMMESPNPPINLSANNPFAFDTKVSLLKEMTEEMEARSADGTTVEDSKSFGDFDLVKEAEETTPPKVKAEEPVQIEQKDWFSSNDSPKKPERFEPLDFQSKKTTAEDSDSESPTADSLSPVLEAMAKYPASFQVETENKDLKMELEEPEVAEEVSEHEVSSEEFEFIERPPRGVIDEFLEALDPSKFSSPKPPEIPLDDDLGFGLKDTPAAAEKVSEPGALSQSSYHLLTQASPQKTKAELETPPSQAPPTRLPVGNPEPPAPQRSAAGSKLFKMPNLNIRAVVELVYWRDVKTTGVVFGAALLLLLSLSVCSIVSVGSYVGLALLSVTICFRIYKGILQAIQKSDEGHPFRLYLDQEVALSADLVHKYSDGILQKLNWTIEELRRLFLVQDLVDSIKFAILMWILTYVGALFNGLTLLILGLVGAFSCPIIYEKHQAQIDHYLALVTNQVKDIVEKIQEKVPGLKRKAE, via the exons atgaggatgatgatgcaGAGTGAAG ATGCATCTTCTCCTGCTAAAGCTCAGCCTCTTCTTCTGATGCAGCTCCCTACAG AACTTGGGCAGAAGGGTGACTCCCCTGCACCCATCTCTCCTATCTCCCCTCTCCACTCACCCGACTCTCTGGAAGAGCTGTCTCTGACCGAGAGTCCCAACCAGCCCCCTCCCCCAGGATCTGCTGCACCCCTGGGCTCCTTCTCCACCACACCCCCCACTATTCTCTCCAAGAATATGCCTTGGGATGGCGAAGAAGGCGACTCTGGACCCGGACGTGGTAAAACCAAGGAGGACCTTCTAGATTCCCTAGCTGCTCCCTACCTGAGTTTAGGGAAAGACTCAGGGCCTCATAATTCGTGTGAAGACAGCGGCATTTCGTTTTCCCCTGAGGAGAAGATGATTAGCTCAGACAGGTCCTCCACCGGCCCCTCCCCTGTCAACCCCCTGATGATGGTTCATGAGTCTCACCTTACCTCCTCTAACCCAACAGAGCACTGGGATTCACCATTCCTCTCATCTGAAGTCAACTCCAAGGTCTCCATGGATTCCTTCACCAAGAACACAACACCCATTAGCTCCTCCAGATATGAACCAGACATTTGTGGCAACCAgtctgatgaagatgaagactTGAATTATGAAGTAAAGAAGAATAATAACCCGTTTGATGGATATTCCCCGCTAGCCGACAGTGGCTATTCCCATTTTGGAGAACCAAAGTCTGACACCAAGATGTCAGAGAGTCCCACACCAGATCTGGTCCAGTACAGGCAGACTGGAGAGTCCCAGGAGAACCAAACATCCATCCTAGATGAGGGCAAACTTTTCGAGACCACTAAGACGGCCAGTGAAGCCCTCTTGGAGTCAATGAACCAGTTCTCTTCTGGTCTGaaagaagatgatgaagaagaagatgaagaggacTCTGCTTTGCCGCCGTCGCTTCCAGACATCCTGAAGTCTTCCCCTCTCAACCCTGACAAAGTGGACTCTGGCTCTTCTGAGGGAAGTCCGGAGGAGCAGAGCCCCATCCTGGAACGCCGGATGATGGAGTCGCCCAACCCTCCGATCAACCTATCTGCCAACAACCCGTTTGCTTTTGATACCAAAGTGTCTCTCCTGAAGGAGATGACCGAGGAGATGGAAGCGAGATCTGCAGACGGTACAACTGTTGAAGACAGCAAAAGCTTTGGAGACTTTGATCTGGTCAAGGAGGCTGAGGAGACCACCCCGCCAAAGGTCAAAGCAGAGGAACCTGTCCAGATTGAGCAGAAAGACTGGTTCTCCAGCAACGATTCTCCCAAAAAGCCTGAACGGTTTGAGCCGCTTGACTTTCAGAGCAAGAAGACCACCGCTGAAGATTCAGACTCTGAGTCTCCGACCGCAGATTCCCTGTCGCCTGTTCTGGAGGCCATGGCCAAGTACCCCGCCAGCTTCCAGGTAGAAACGGAGAATAAAGACCTGAAGATGGAGCTGGAGGAGCCGGAGGTTGCTGAGGAGGTGTCTGAGCACGAGGTCTCGTCAGAGGAGTTTGAGTTCATTGAGCGGCCACCCCGAGGTGTGATCGATGAGTTCCTCGAGGCTCTGGACCCCTCCAAGTTCTCATCGCCGAAGCCTCCAGAGATCCCCCTGGATGATGACCTCGGCTTTGGCCTGAAGGACACGCCTGCCGCCGCGGAAAAGGTTTCTGAGCCAGGAGCCCTTAGCCAGAGCTCCTACCATCTCCTCACCCAGGCCTCCCCACAGAAGACCAAGGCTGAGCTGGAGACCCCCCCGAGCCAGGCGCCACCCACCCGTCTGCCGGTCGGGAACCCCGAGCCGCCGGCCCCCCAGAGGAGCGCCGCGGGCAGCAAACTGTTTAAGATGCCAAACCTGAACATAAGAGCAG TGGTGGAGCTGGTGTACTGGCGCGACGTGAAGACGACGGGCGTGGTGTTCGGCgcggcgctgctgctgctgctgtcgctCAGCGTCTGCAGCATCGTCAGCGTCGGCTCCTACGTCGGCCTGGCGCTGCTGTCCGTCACCATCTGCTTCCGGATATACAAGGGCATCCTGCAGGCCATCCAGAAGTCCGACGAGGGCCACCCCTTCAG GCTGTACCTGGACCAGGAGGTGGCGCTGTCCGCGGACCTGGTCCACAAGTACAGCGACGGGATTCTGCAGAAGCTGAACTGGACCATCGAGGAGCTGAGGCGTCTGTTCCTGGTGCAGGACCTAGTGGACTCCATCAAG TTTGCGATTCTGATGTGGATCCTGACCTACGTTGGCGCCTTGTTCAACGGCCTCACTCTGCTGATCCTGG GTCTGGTCGGAGCGTTCAGCTGCCCAATCATCTATGAGAAGCACCAG GCCCAGATCGACCACTACCTGGCGCTGGTCACCAACCAGGTCAAGGACATTGTGGAAAA gattCAGGAAAAGGTTCCTGGACTGAAGCGTAAGGCGGAGTGA
- the rtn4a gene encoding reticulon-3 isoform X9 produces MMCRCRPDASSPAKAQPLLLMQLPTVVELVYWRDVKTTGVVFGAALLLLLSLSVCSIVSVGSYVGLALLSVTICFRIYKGILQAIQKSDEGHPFRLYLDQEVALSADLVHKYSDGILQKLNWTIEELRRLFLVQDLVDSIKFAILMWILTYVGALFNGLTLLILGLVGAFSCPIIYEKHQAQIDHYLALVTNQVKDIVEKIQEKVPGLKRKAE; encoded by the exons ATGATGTGTCGGTGTCGACCCG ATGCATCTTCTCCTGCTAAAGCTCAGCCTCTTCTTCTGATGCAGCTCCCTACAG TGGTGGAGCTGGTGTACTGGCGCGACGTGAAGACGACGGGCGTGGTGTTCGGCgcggcgctgctgctgctgctgtcgctCAGCGTCTGCAGCATCGTCAGCGTCGGCTCCTACGTCGGCCTGGCGCTGCTGTCCGTCACCATCTGCTTCCGGATATACAAGGGCATCCTGCAGGCCATCCAGAAGTCCGACGAGGGCCACCCCTTCAG GCTGTACCTGGACCAGGAGGTGGCGCTGTCCGCGGACCTGGTCCACAAGTACAGCGACGGGATTCTGCAGAAGCTGAACTGGACCATCGAGGAGCTGAGGCGTCTGTTCCTGGTGCAGGACCTAGTGGACTCCATCAAG TTTGCGATTCTGATGTGGATCCTGACCTACGTTGGCGCCTTGTTCAACGGCCTCACTCTGCTGATCCTGG GTCTGGTCGGAGCGTTCAGCTGCCCAATCATCTATGAGAAGCACCAG GCCCAGATCGACCACTACCTGGCGCTGGTCACCAACCAGGTCAAGGACATTGTGGAAAA gattCAGGAAAAGGTTCCTGGACTGAAGCGTAAGGCGGAGTGA
- the rtn4a gene encoding reticulon-4 isoform X5, producing MMCRCRPDASSPAKAQPLLLMQLPTEHWDSPFLSSEVNSKVSMDSFTKNTTPISSSRYEPDICGNQSDEDEDLNYEVKKNNNPFDGYSPLADSGYSHFGEPKSDTKMSESPTPDLVQYRQTGESQENQTSILDEGKLFETTKTASEALLESMNQFSSGLKEDDEEEDEEDSALPPSLPDILKSSPLNPDKVDSGSSEGSPEEQSPILERRMMESPNPPINLSANNPFAFDTKVSLLKEMTEEMEARSADGTTVEDSKSFGDFDLVKEAEETTPPKVKAEEPVQIEQKDWFSSNDSPKKPERFEPLDFQSKKTTAEDSDSESPTADSLSPVLEAMAKYPASFQVETENKDLKMELEEPEVAEEVSEHEVSSEEFEFIERPPRGVIDEFLEALDPSKFSSPKPPEIPLDDDLGFGLKDTPAAAEKVSEPGALSQSSYHLLTQASPQKTKAELETPPSQAPPTRLPVGNPEPPAPQRSAAGSKLFKMPNLNIRAVVELVYWRDVKTTGVVFGAALLLLLSLSVCSIVSVGSYVGLALLSVTICFRIYKGILQAIQKSDEGHPFRLYLDQEVALSADLVHKYSDGILQKLNWTIEELRRLFLVQDLVDSIKFAILMWILTYVGALFNGLTLLILGLVGAFSCPIIYEKHQAQIDHYLALVTNQVKDIVEKIQEKVPGLKRKAE from the exons ATGATGTGTCGGTGTCGACCCG ATGCATCTTCTCCTGCTAAAGCTCAGCCTCTTCTTCTGATGCAGCTCCCTACAG AGCACTGGGATTCACCATTCCTCTCATCTGAAGTCAACTCCAAGGTCTCCATGGATTCCTTCACCAAGAACACAACACCCATTAGCTCCTCCAGATATGAACCAGACATTTGTGGCAACCAgtctgatgaagatgaagactTGAATTATGAAGTAAAGAAGAATAATAACCCGTTTGATGGATATTCCCCGCTAGCCGACAGTGGCTATTCCCATTTTGGAGAACCAAAGTCTGACACCAAGATGTCAGAGAGTCCCACACCAGATCTGGTCCAGTACAGGCAGACTGGAGAGTCCCAGGAGAACCAAACATCCATCCTAGATGAGGGCAAACTTTTCGAGACCACTAAGACGGCCAGTGAAGCCCTCTTGGAGTCAATGAACCAGTTCTCTTCTGGTCTGaaagaagatgatgaagaagaagatgaagaggacTCTGCTTTGCCGCCGTCGCTTCCAGACATCCTGAAGTCTTCCCCTCTCAACCCTGACAAAGTGGACTCTGGCTCTTCTGAGGGAAGTCCGGAGGAGCAGAGCCCCATCCTGGAACGCCGGATGATGGAGTCGCCCAACCCTCCGATCAACCTATCTGCCAACAACCCGTTTGCTTTTGATACCAAAGTGTCTCTCCTGAAGGAGATGACCGAGGAGATGGAAGCGAGATCTGCAGACGGTACAACTGTTGAAGACAGCAAAAGCTTTGGAGACTTTGATCTGGTCAAGGAGGCTGAGGAGACCACCCCGCCAAAGGTCAAAGCAGAGGAACCTGTCCAGATTGAGCAGAAAGACTGGTTCTCCAGCAACGATTCTCCCAAAAAGCCTGAACGGTTTGAGCCGCTTGACTTTCAGAGCAAGAAGACCACCGCTGAAGATTCAGACTCTGAGTCTCCGACCGCAGATTCCCTGTCGCCTGTTCTGGAGGCCATGGCCAAGTACCCCGCCAGCTTCCAGGTAGAAACGGAGAATAAAGACCTGAAGATGGAGCTGGAGGAGCCGGAGGTTGCTGAGGAGGTGTCTGAGCACGAGGTCTCGTCAGAGGAGTTTGAGTTCATTGAGCGGCCACCCCGAGGTGTGATCGATGAGTTCCTCGAGGCTCTGGACCCCTCCAAGTTCTCATCGCCGAAGCCTCCAGAGATCCCCCTGGATGATGACCTCGGCTTTGGCCTGAAGGACACGCCTGCCGCCGCGGAAAAGGTTTCTGAGCCAGGAGCCCTTAGCCAGAGCTCCTACCATCTCCTCACCCAGGCCTCCCCACAGAAGACCAAGGCTGAGCTGGAGACCCCCCCGAGCCAGGCGCCACCCACCCGTCTGCCGGTCGGGAACCCCGAGCCGCCGGCCCCCCAGAGGAGCGCCGCGGGCAGCAAACTGTTTAAGATGCCAAACCTGAACATAAGAGCAG TGGTGGAGCTGGTGTACTGGCGCGACGTGAAGACGACGGGCGTGGTGTTCGGCgcggcgctgctgctgctgctgtcgctCAGCGTCTGCAGCATCGTCAGCGTCGGCTCCTACGTCGGCCTGGCGCTGCTGTCCGTCACCATCTGCTTCCGGATATACAAGGGCATCCTGCAGGCCATCCAGAAGTCCGACGAGGGCCACCCCTTCAG GCTGTACCTGGACCAGGAGGTGGCGCTGTCCGCGGACCTGGTCCACAAGTACAGCGACGGGATTCTGCAGAAGCTGAACTGGACCATCGAGGAGCTGAGGCGTCTGTTCCTGGTGCAGGACCTAGTGGACTCCATCAAG TTTGCGATTCTGATGTGGATCCTGACCTACGTTGGCGCCTTGTTCAACGGCCTCACTCTGCTGATCCTGG GTCTGGTCGGAGCGTTCAGCTGCCCAATCATCTATGAGAAGCACCAG GCCCAGATCGACCACTACCTGGCGCTGGTCACCAACCAGGTCAAGGACATTGTGGAAAA gattCAGGAAAAGGTTCCTGGACTGAAGCGTAAGGCGGAGTGA
- the rtn4a gene encoding reticulon-4 isoform X10, with translation MESSCMERKEPVSQSWREQVVELVYWRDVKTTGVVFGAALLLLLSLSVCSIVSVGSYVGLALLSVTICFRIYKGILQAIQKSDEGHPFRLYLDQEVALSADLVHKYSDGILQKLNWTIEELRRLFLVQDLVDSIKFAILMWILTYVGALFNGLTLLILGLVGAFSCPIIYEKHQAQIDHYLALVTNQVKDIVEKIQEKVPGLKRKAE, from the exons ATGGAGAGCAGCTGCATGGAGAGGAAGGAGCCGGTCAGCCAGTCCTGGAGGGAGCAGG TGGTGGAGCTGGTGTACTGGCGCGACGTGAAGACGACGGGCGTGGTGTTCGGCgcggcgctgctgctgctgctgtcgctCAGCGTCTGCAGCATCGTCAGCGTCGGCTCCTACGTCGGCCTGGCGCTGCTGTCCGTCACCATCTGCTTCCGGATATACAAGGGCATCCTGCAGGCCATCCAGAAGTCCGACGAGGGCCACCCCTTCAG GCTGTACCTGGACCAGGAGGTGGCGCTGTCCGCGGACCTGGTCCACAAGTACAGCGACGGGATTCTGCAGAAGCTGAACTGGACCATCGAGGAGCTGAGGCGTCTGTTCCTGGTGCAGGACCTAGTGGACTCCATCAAG TTTGCGATTCTGATGTGGATCCTGACCTACGTTGGCGCCTTGTTCAACGGCCTCACTCTGCTGATCCTGG GTCTGGTCGGAGCGTTCAGCTGCCCAATCATCTATGAGAAGCACCAG GCCCAGATCGACCACTACCTGGCGCTGGTCACCAACCAGGTCAAGGACATTGTGGAAAA gattCAGGAAAAGGTTCCTGGACTGAAGCGTAAGGCGGAGTGA
- the rtn4a gene encoding reticulon-4 isoform X11, whose product MDAERVVELVYWRDVKTTGVVFGAALLLLLSLSVCSIVSVGSYVGLALLSVTICFRIYKGILQAIQKSDEGHPFRLYLDQEVALSADLVHKYSDGILQKLNWTIEELRRLFLVQDLVDSIKFAILMWILTYVGALFNGLTLLILGLVGAFSCPIIYEKHQAQIDHYLALVTNQVKDIVEKIQEKVPGLKRKAE is encoded by the exons ATGGACGCCGAGCGGG TGGTGGAGCTGGTGTACTGGCGCGACGTGAAGACGACGGGCGTGGTGTTCGGCgcggcgctgctgctgctgctgtcgctCAGCGTCTGCAGCATCGTCAGCGTCGGCTCCTACGTCGGCCTGGCGCTGCTGTCCGTCACCATCTGCTTCCGGATATACAAGGGCATCCTGCAGGCCATCCAGAAGTCCGACGAGGGCCACCCCTTCAG GCTGTACCTGGACCAGGAGGTGGCGCTGTCCGCGGACCTGGTCCACAAGTACAGCGACGGGATTCTGCAGAAGCTGAACTGGACCATCGAGGAGCTGAGGCGTCTGTTCCTGGTGCAGGACCTAGTGGACTCCATCAAG TTTGCGATTCTGATGTGGATCCTGACCTACGTTGGCGCCTTGTTCAACGGCCTCACTCTGCTGATCCTGG GTCTGGTCGGAGCGTTCAGCTGCCCAATCATCTATGAGAAGCACCAG GCCCAGATCGACCACTACCTGGCGCTGGTCACCAACCAGGTCAAGGACATTGTGGAAAA gattCAGGAAAAGGTTCCTGGACTGAAGCGTAAGGCGGAGTGA
- the rtn4a gene encoding reticulon-4 isoform X7, with the protein MQLPTELGQKGDSPAPISPISPLHSPDSLEELSLTESPNQPPPPGSAAPLGSFSTTPPTILSKNMPWDGEEGDSGPGRGKTKEDLLDSLAAPYLSLGKDSGPHNSCEDSGISFSPEEKMISSDRSSTGPSPVNPLMMVHESHLTSSNPTEHWDSPFLSSEVNSKVSMDSFTKNTTPISSSRYEPDICGNQSDEDEDLNYEVKKNNNPFDGYSPLADSGYSHFGEPKSDTKMSESPTPDLVQYRQTGESQENQTSILDEGKLFETTKTASEALLESMNQFSSGLKEDDEEEDEEDSALPPSLPDILKSSPLNPDKVDSGSSEGSPEEQSPILERRMMESPNPPINLSANNPFAFDTKVSLLKEMTEEMEARSADGTTVEDSKSFGDFDLVKEAEETTPPKVKAEEPVQIEQKDWFSSNDSPKKPERFEPLDFQSKKTTAEDSDSESPTADSLSPVLEAMAKYPASFQVETENKDLKMELEEPEVAEEVSEHEVSSEEFEFIERPPRGVIDEFLEALDPSKFSSPKPPEIPLDDDLGFGLKDTPAAAEKVSEPGALSQSSYHLLTQASPQKTKAELETPPSQAPPTRLPVGNPEPPAPQRSAAGSKLFKMPNLNIRAVVELVYWRDVKTTGVVFGAALLLLLSLSVCSIVSVGSYVGLALLSVTICFRIYKGILQAIQKSDEGHPFRLYLDQEVALSADLVHKYSDGILQKLNWTIEELRRLFLVQDLVDSIKFAILMWILTYVGALFNGLTLLILGLVGAFSCPIIYEKHQAQIDHYLALVTNQVKDIVEKIQEKVPGLKRKAE; encoded by the exons ATGCAGCTCCCTACAG AACTTGGGCAGAAGGGTGACTCCCCTGCACCCATCTCTCCTATCTCCCCTCTCCACTCACCCGACTCTCTGGAAGAGCTGTCTCTGACCGAGAGTCCCAACCAGCCCCCTCCCCCAGGATCTGCTGCACCCCTGGGCTCCTTCTCCACCACACCCCCCACTATTCTCTCCAAGAATATGCCTTGGGATGGCGAAGAAGGCGACTCTGGACCCGGACGTGGTAAAACCAAGGAGGACCTTCTAGATTCCCTAGCTGCTCCCTACCTGAGTTTAGGGAAAGACTCAGGGCCTCATAATTCGTGTGAAGACAGCGGCATTTCGTTTTCCCCTGAGGAGAAGATGATTAGCTCAGACAGGTCCTCCACCGGCCCCTCCCCTGTCAACCCCCTGATGATGGTTCATGAGTCTCACCTTACCTCCTCTAACCCAACAGAGCACTGGGATTCACCATTCCTCTCATCTGAAGTCAACTCCAAGGTCTCCATGGATTCCTTCACCAAGAACACAACACCCATTAGCTCCTCCAGATATGAACCAGACATTTGTGGCAACCAgtctgatgaagatgaagactTGAATTATGAAGTAAAGAAGAATAATAACCCGTTTGATGGATATTCCCCGCTAGCCGACAGTGGCTATTCCCATTTTGGAGAACCAAAGTCTGACACCAAGATGTCAGAGAGTCCCACACCAGATCTGGTCCAGTACAGGCAGACTGGAGAGTCCCAGGAGAACCAAACATCCATCCTAGATGAGGGCAAACTTTTCGAGACCACTAAGACGGCCAGTGAAGCCCTCTTGGAGTCAATGAACCAGTTCTCTTCTGGTCTGaaagaagatgatgaagaagaagatgaagaggacTCTGCTTTGCCGCCGTCGCTTCCAGACATCCTGAAGTCTTCCCCTCTCAACCCTGACAAAGTGGACTCTGGCTCTTCTGAGGGAAGTCCGGAGGAGCAGAGCCCCATCCTGGAACGCCGGATGATGGAGTCGCCCAACCCTCCGATCAACCTATCTGCCAACAACCCGTTTGCTTTTGATACCAAAGTGTCTCTCCTGAAGGAGATGACCGAGGAGATGGAAGCGAGATCTGCAGACGGTACAACTGTTGAAGACAGCAAAAGCTTTGGAGACTTTGATCTGGTCAAGGAGGCTGAGGAGACCACCCCGCCAAAGGTCAAAGCAGAGGAACCTGTCCAGATTGAGCAGAAAGACTGGTTCTCCAGCAACGATTCTCCCAAAAAGCCTGAACGGTTTGAGCCGCTTGACTTTCAGAGCAAGAAGACCACCGCTGAAGATTCAGACTCTGAGTCTCCGACCGCAGATTCCCTGTCGCCTGTTCTGGAGGCCATGGCCAAGTACCCCGCCAGCTTCCAGGTAGAAACGGAGAATAAAGACCTGAAGATGGAGCTGGAGGAGCCGGAGGTTGCTGAGGAGGTGTCTGAGCACGAGGTCTCGTCAGAGGAGTTTGAGTTCATTGAGCGGCCACCCCGAGGTGTGATCGATGAGTTCCTCGAGGCTCTGGACCCCTCCAAGTTCTCATCGCCGAAGCCTCCAGAGATCCCCCTGGATGATGACCTCGGCTTTGGCCTGAAGGACACGCCTGCCGCCGCGGAAAAGGTTTCTGAGCCAGGAGCCCTTAGCCAGAGCTCCTACCATCTCCTCACCCAGGCCTCCCCACAGAAGACCAAGGCTGAGCTGGAGACCCCCCCGAGCCAGGCGCCACCCACCCGTCTGCCGGTCGGGAACCCCGAGCCGCCGGCCCCCCAGAGGAGCGCCGCGGGCAGCAAACTGTTTAAGATGCCAAACCTGAACATAAGAGCAG TGGTGGAGCTGGTGTACTGGCGCGACGTGAAGACGACGGGCGTGGTGTTCGGCgcggcgctgctgctgctgctgtcgctCAGCGTCTGCAGCATCGTCAGCGTCGGCTCCTACGTCGGCCTGGCGCTGCTGTCCGTCACCATCTGCTTCCGGATATACAAGGGCATCCTGCAGGCCATCCAGAAGTCCGACGAGGGCCACCCCTTCAG GCTGTACCTGGACCAGGAGGTGGCGCTGTCCGCGGACCTGGTCCACAAGTACAGCGACGGGATTCTGCAGAAGCTGAACTGGACCATCGAGGAGCTGAGGCGTCTGTTCCTGGTGCAGGACCTAGTGGACTCCATCAAG TTTGCGATTCTGATGTGGATCCTGACCTACGTTGGCGCCTTGTTCAACGGCCTCACTCTGCTGATCCTGG GTCTGGTCGGAGCGTTCAGCTGCCCAATCATCTATGAGAAGCACCAG GCCCAGATCGACCACTACCTGGCGCTGGTCACCAACCAGGTCAAGGACATTGTGGAAAA gattCAGGAAAAGGTTCCTGGACTGAAGCGTAAGGCGGAGTGA